Proteins encoded in a region of the Canis lupus familiaris isolate Mischka breed German Shepherd chromosome 1, alternate assembly UU_Cfam_GSD_1.0, whole genome shotgun sequence genome:
- the C1H6orf118 gene encoding uncharacterized protein C6orf118 homolog has protein sequence MAGGSAPEFYLKWKHCEVQGVRTLCNLTKLLNKVQKDHRDDIYLYTSGHLNPNKLYRPPETILNHWPNASRPKGEKIFKVEKPCDKKIAKMKDALAYFTINTALTPKDAQATPLFRYLNPLEHISHTSEEDLTPRKPPRKEASPELRRREELRLPEMKVLKYRTVESSRQCVMSPQHKDEYQYISSYLAGITKADKYKKFLCFQKEVLAKQDLMKNDFTGSKAATCHEKKLEQELQKVCVCDPQQFNRLHIFREVFEDICNSSLIFGDILKEIKDEYELYMAILLQSTSPSQYKTLLANAKGLERRSVKTADVNQAREELRVIVTATKEALEHNDKLRSELEMEHTLLQSAKEKSESYKKDVMDEDCLTLIEKVEKKRCEILSKWDEIQALEREIKTTLIHTEISHIAENRNKSMETEAIKLETENRILKTKIHVIESHVKQSIEKSKLSEEEQQKLWNFIKEFINVKETNNTSQVTGK, from the exons ATGGCCGGGGGTTCAGCGCCCGAGT TTTACCTGAAGTGGAAGCACTGTGAGGTGCAAGGCGTTAGGACTTTATGCAATCTAACAAAACTTTTGAACAAAGTTCAGAAAGATCACAGAGATGACATCTATCTCTACACCTCTGGGCACTTGAATCCCAATAAGCTCTACAGGCCTCCTGAGACAATCCTGAATCACTGGCCCAATGCCAGTAgaccaaaaggggaaaaaatcttcaAAGTAGAAAAACCATGTGATAAGAAGATTGCAAAGATGAAAGACGCTTTGGCTTATTTTACCATCAATACAGCTCTGACTCCAAAAGATGCCCAGGCTACACCACTATTCAGGTATTTGAACCCCCTGGAGCATATTTCCCACACTTCAGAAGAGGACTTGACCCCAAGAAAGCCTCCAAGAAAAGAGGCTTCTCCAGAACTGCGGAGGAGAGAAGAGCTGAGATTGCCAGAGATGAAAGTTCTCAAGTACAGAACAGTGGAGTCCAGCCGTCAGTGTGTGATGTCTCCCCAACACAAGGATGAATACCAGTATATCAGCTCCTACTTAGCTGGCATAACGAAGGCAGACAAGTATAAGAAGTTCCTGTGTTTCCAAAAGGAAGTTCTTGCAAAGCAAGATCTCATGAAGAATGATTTCACTGGGAGCAAGGCCGCAACATGCCATGAAAAAAAGTTGGAACAG GAGCTCCAGAAAGTGTGTGTATGCGACCCTCAGCAATTCAACAGACTGCACATCTTCAGAGAAGTCTTTGAAGACATTTGCAATAGTTCTTTGATATTTGGTGAtatcttgaaagaaattaag GATGAATATGAACTCTACATGGCGATACTTCTGCAGTCCACATCCCCATCACAGTATAAG ACTTTGCTAGCTAATGCCAAGGGGCTGGAGAGGAGGTCCGTGAAGACAGCAGATGTCAACCAGGCCAGGGAGGAGCTGAGGGTGATTGTGACAGCCACCAAAGAAGCCCTGGAGCATAATGACAA ACTCAGAAGTGAACTAGAGATGGAGCACACATTGTTGCAATCTGCTAAGGAAAAGTCAG aatcaTATAAGAAAGATGTAATGGATGAGGATTGCCTTACTCTTATTGAGAAGGTTGAAAAGAAGAGGTGTGAAATACTTAGTAAATGGGATGAAATTCAAGCtcttgaaagagaaattaaaacaactttGATTCATACTGAAATTTCACATATTGctgaaaataggaataaaagcaTGGAG ACTGAAGCTATAAAattggaaacagaaaatagaattttaaagacGAAAATACAT GTTATTGAAAGCCATGTGAAACAGAGCATAGAGAAGAGTAAGTTGAGTGAGGAAGAGCAGCA GAAACTTTGGAATTtcattaaagaatttataaacgtaaaggaaacaaacaatacCTCTCAAGTGACTGGAAAATGA